A genomic segment from Peribacillus sp. ACCC06369 encodes:
- a CDS encoding branched-chain amino acid ABC transporter permease gives MELIQQLINGVSLGSIYALIALGYTMVYGIVKLINFAHGDVFMVGSFVGFYSITVLDLSFVPALLISMTVCALFGVLIERIAYKPLRNATRIAALITAIGVSLLIEYGFIYVRGAQPEAYPNDVLPADKFNIFGVSINSQSVLIFGVAVVLMIILQIIVHRTKIGKAMRAVSFDADAAKLMGINVDNTISATFAIGSALAGAAGVIFGIYYIKIEPLMGVLPGLKAFVAAVLGGIGIIPGAMVGGLLLGVIEALVSAAGYSLWRDAVAFVVLILILIFLPQGLFGKNKKEKV, from the coding sequence ATGGAATTGATACAACAGTTAATAAACGGGGTTTCACTAGGAAGTATTTATGCCCTTATCGCTCTCGGATATACGATGGTTTACGGGATTGTTAAATTGATAAACTTTGCACATGGGGATGTCTTCATGGTTGGCTCATTCGTTGGATTTTACTCGATAACGGTTCTGGATCTATCATTCGTGCCCGCTCTATTAATCTCGATGACGGTCTGTGCGCTCTTTGGGGTATTGATCGAGCGAATCGCGTACAAGCCATTGCGTAACGCAACGCGTATTGCCGCACTTATCACGGCCATCGGGGTTTCCCTTTTGATCGAATACGGATTCATTTACGTCCGCGGTGCACAGCCGGAAGCTTATCCGAATGATGTATTGCCTGCAGACAAGTTCAATATTTTTGGAGTTTCCATCAATAGTCAATCGGTCTTGATTTTTGGAGTGGCTGTAGTCCTGATGATCATTCTTCAAATCATCGTTCATAGAACAAAAATAGGAAAAGCAATGCGTGCCGTTTCCTTCGACGCGGATGCAGCTAAACTGATGGGAATTAATGTTGACAACACGATTTCTGCCACCTTTGCAATCGGTTCCGCATTAGCTGGGGCAGCGGGCGTCATTTTCGGTATTTACTATATTAAGATCGAGCCGCTTATGGGAGTGCTTCCGGGATTGAAGGCATTTGTTGCCGCCGTACTTGGAGGGATCGGAATCATACCGGGCGCGATGGTCGGTGGCTTATTGCTTGGTGTCATCGAGGCATTGGTCAGCGCCGCCGGTTACTCATTATGGCGTGATGCCGTAGCCTTCGTCGTACTGATTCTTATCTTGATTTTCTTGCCACAAGGCTTATTCGGTAAAAACAAAAAAGAAAAAGTATAG